The proteins below are encoded in one region of Ostrea edulis chromosome 3, xbOstEdul1.1, whole genome shotgun sequence:
- the LOC125677188 gene encoding protein LTO1 homolog: protein MNNEDDIFHDIVMSEERFHQEGYEAGLTIGKQTGSQEGWKLGWQKGSAIGSEIGFYSSFCETLLEKLKDDEKKQRVCKVLQSVVRLVDTMPLSDPTNQELFDKLEQVRAKIKQVNSLLPINMEYQTSKPGEKGMSF, encoded by the exons ATGAACAATGAAGATGACATCTTTCATGATATCGTCATGTCTGAGGAGAG GTTCCACCAGGAAGGTTATGAAGCTGGACTGACCATAGGCAAACAGACGGGCAGTCAGGAGGGATGGAAGCTAGGCTGGCAGAAGGGTTCTGCCATCGGCTCAGAG ATTGGATTTTACTCCAGTTTTTGTGAAACTCTGttggaaaaattaaaagatGATGAAAAGAAGCAAAG AGTATGCAAGGTTTTGCAGAGTGTGGTCAGACTTGTGGATACAATGCCTTTGTCAGATCCCACAAACCAGGAACTGTTTGATAAACTGGAGCAGGTCAGAGCCAAGATAAAACAG GTGAACTCTCTTCTACCAATCAACATGGAATACCAGACCTCCAAGCCTGGCGAGAAAGGAATGTCGTTCTGA